The Candidatus Dormiibacterota bacterium genome includes the window GGGTTCGCGCCTAGCCGGTTACGACGGCTGAGATGCGATGCAAGGTGTTGTCGCTGACGGTCTGAAGTCCTTCGAGTTGCATGTAGCGCCGCTGCAGTTGCCATTCGTCGTTTTGTTCGAGGAGCAGAGCGCCGACAAGGCGGACGATGGCCGGATCGTTTGGAAAGATCCCCACAACATTGGTGCGACGTTTTATTTCGGCGTTCAATCGTTCCAGTGGGTTCGTCGAGGCGATCTGAACGCGATGTGCTTTGGGGAATTGCATATAGGCCAGGACTTCGGATTCTGCATCGTCGAGCATCGCGGAGAGCTTGGGGAACTTCTCGCGTAGTTGGTCGGCGACGATGCGCCACTGTGCGCTGGCAGCCTCTGCGCTTTCCTGCGCAAAGACGGTGTTGATCAGCGCGAGTACCATCTGCCGCTGGCCTTTGCCGGCGTATGCCAAGGCGTTACGCATGAAGTGCACGCGGCAGCGTTGCCAGCTGGCCTTGAATACCTTAGCGATCGCCGCTTTGAGCCCGATGTGCGCGTCGGAGATGACGAGCTTGACGCCGCGTAATCCCCGGCGGCTTAAGCTGCGCAGAAAGTCGGTCCAGAACGGCTCGGCTTCGCTCGGGCCAACGGCCATGCCAAGAATTTCTCTTATTCCATCGGTGTTTACGCCAACGGCAATTATTACCGCAACGGAAACGATGCGACCAGCAGAGCGAACCTTCACGTACGTCGCGTCGATCCAGACGTAAGGCCAGTCGCCTTCGATCGGCCGATCCAAAAACGCATGCACGCGCTCATCGATATCAGCGCACAGTCGGGAGACTTGGCTCTTGGAAATACCGGTCATGCCCATGGCCTTGACCAGATCGTCGACCGAGCGCGTGGAGATCCCCTGGATGTACGCTTCTTGGATGACCGCGACCAGCGCTTTCTCGGCTGTCCGACGCGGCTCCAGGAAGCCCGGGAAATAGCTGCCTTGCCGCAGCTTGGGAATCTTGAGATCGATCGAGCCGGCCCGCGTTTCCCAGGTTCGATCGCGATAGCCGTTGCGGGAGTTCGCGCGCGGTACGCCCCGCTCGCCGTAGGGCGCTCCGCAGCGGTTCTCTACCTCGAATTCCATCAGGCGCTGCGTCGCGAATTCGAGCATCTCGCGCAGCATATCCAGGTCGGGGCCCTTTTCAGCGAGCTCCGTAAGTGCCATACTAGCCTTGGTCATCGTGGGTCCTTTCGACGGTAGTTTTCTGCAAAAACAACCTTCGCCGAAAGCCACGGTGGCCGCTTTCTATCCTAGAGCGGCGGCCGGTTCATACACCACGCCGCGGGACACGATCTTCGATGGGCAGCCGCTTGGGTCTTAGCACGGAGAAATCTGCTCTTATTTAGTGCTGGCGATATATGATAAAGCGCGAAAGCCGACCCTGTCTGACTGGGGCTTACGATGTATAGCCGACCCGAGAAGCGCGCCGCCCGACGAATTATTTGGAATCGAGCGGTTGACTTACTGACTTCGTCGCGCGCGTCTTCTCGAGTTATCGCCGACGGCTTTATGGCCGAAGCAGGCGCATATCTTGCAAAGCAGTATCCCGGCGCCTTCGGGAAGGGAACTGCGTTCCCCGGTGTACTCAAGCGGTGGAGAAGCTATGCGAGCAGCGAGTATGGCACCCGCTTACCAAGAGATTTGAAGATCGCGTATCTGTGCGGTCCAAACCCCCGCAACGATCTAGATTGTTTAGTTAATCTCGGAGTTCGCATCCAAAATGTCTGGGCGATTGAGGCAGACCGCGATACATCGACCAAGGCGCTTGAGGAAGCGCGCCGGTCCTTCCCTGAACTCAAAATTGTTCCGTTTAAGGCGCATGCGTTTTTCGAAATGGCCCCGGTAAAGTTCGACGTTGTCTACTTGGACTTTACCGCGCCGTTGTTCAGCCTGGATAAGAAGCATTTCGAAGCCCTACATTCTCTTTTTGACTGTCAGGCGCTCTCGGATCTCTCAGTTGTTGTTGTCAATTCATGCTTTCCTGACGAGGGGCAAGGAATCGCTGAATTTCTAGCATCGTTTGTCGCCGCCATGCCATCGGTGCCAGCCGCGTTGACCGAGGATGCGTGTGACCGAGATAACTCATTCGACCGAAAGTTCGAGCGCTACACCGACGGAGCTGGTCCGCGGGCAGACACGCCTTTCGAGTTCTGCGATCAGTTGGCAGAAGCAGGCATCCGCGATTTGTACTCAGCGTTTTCAACGGGGTACCCGATAGCCTATGCTGCAGCGGTTCAACCATTCTTGCGAACGCTAAAGCAAGCCGCGCTGAGACATCGCATTTTCGCTAAGGGCGACGTTATCGCAGAGGAGCTTCATCGATTCAACGACATACACACGGCGTTGAGCGCGATGGTCGGCATACCTCCCAGGGAGGACCGGGATAGGTCTGGATTTCGGATGCTGTCGCCGGAAAGCGCGCCACTTTCATGGTGGCTTGATCTCTGCCAGCAGCAGCCTGAAGGGTTGGTGGGGCAGCGATGGTGCCGCATGTACGAGGCAAAACTCCCTGGAAATATCAGCCGGCGTGAGGCTGTAGAGTGGGGGGACCTCCTGCGTTGCGCTGCTGAGGGATATCTTGACACCTTATCAGAGAAACTGTTTTTGGCGATCCAAAATGTAGCGCGCGCGCTGCCCGATAGGGATGTCGCACTGTTTGCTGACTCCCCGACGCTGCCATTATGGATCGAGACGGCAGTTAACCAGCTCGGTGAGCCACATCACGCAAATGTTGAAAGGCATCGTCGATATGCATATCGAGCGCGGAAGAGAGAGATGTGCTTAGATATCTTTGTATTTGATCGATGCCGCCCGTTTTATAACTGGCTCCCCCTCCCGGAGCTATATGGCGACGATCTTCAGCGTATTGAGAGGCAGATGGTTGCACGCCTTTGCTTGGACGCAATCGCGAAGCAGAGTCACGAGCTAGTCCCCTACGCTCTCCAGTGGGCAAATGTTGTTCCGAAATCATACGGCGGCGCGAAGCACTTCGATTTCGCGTATTTACGCCGTCGAGTTCAGATCGCGCGAAGCAAGAAAAAAGACTCGAAGGGGGCTCCAGGTTAGCGTTCGGCCGATGTCCAGCACTAGTTTGTCGTTCCCGTGCAGTCCGTCTGTCTGTCGTTTGGCATGCTAGGCACATGCTCTGTCTGTACCTGAGCGCTTCCTGAAAGCCAACTCCTCCGAACGGCGCGCAAGGCGAGCAGATGCTGGTGCCGGTCGAATCGTCGCGGGGCTCCTCTGAAATTCGGGCGAGATAGACGGAGGCGCCGGGACGGAGGCGAATCCCCCTTTGGGGATCGAGGAAGGGCCTCATTCCGTATATAGCATAGGCAGGCGGATGGATGCACCAGATAGTGTAGGCGCGAACATGCTATACTAACAGCACGCGAACATACGTTCGTGCAGTCGAGGAGCACTTTATGCAGCCAGGAGGATTGATTACCGGTCGGCGATTGGCGCTGATGCTGCTTCTTTACGCGAAGGGGGCGTCTGGCCAAAGCAACGAGGCTGTTGAGGGACGTACACGCCTAACGAAAATGCTGTTCCTTCTGGACAAGGAACACGATGCTTTCAGGAAGCTAGCCAAGCTTGAGTTTGAGCCATATGCGTTTGGCCCGTATGACGCCAAAGTATACGACGATCTTGCATTCCTTGAGAACATGGGGTGGCTCCGAGGGAGCCCGCTAAGCGACGAAGTTCCACAACCGGATCTTTCCTTTCAGGAGCTTGTCGCAATGCAGGGACCTGACGAAAATGCGCTCGCGTTCCAGGAGCGCCCCGAGCTTTATGAGGCCGATTTGTCCTTCGACTATCTGATGGGTGGCGTTTCGGAAGAGTTGCCGGAGCGCTACGAAACGCGGAAGTATGCTCTATCTCCGAGAGGCGAAGACGCGGTAAAGCCTGCGGTCATGGCATTTGGCACTAACGCTGAGCGGTTGAAGATAATGCATGAGATTGAGCAAGTGAAGCGTCGATATAACAGGATGCCGCTGCGCGATTTGCTGAGGGACGTGTATCGTAGGTACCCCGAGAGCGCGGCCGATTCCACGATACTTGAAGAACTCCGATTGCGCTAGCCGAATCCAAGCGTGACCGTTACACAGTCCACCTTAACGTTACTCAGCATCGGAATGGGTGCGATTGTTGCCTTCATGCTGC containing:
- a CDS encoding IS256 family transposase, with product MTKASMALTELAEKGPDLDMLREMLEFATQRLMEFEVENRCGAPYGERGVPRANSRNGYRDRTWETRAGSIDLKIPKLRQGSYFPGFLEPRRTAEKALVAVIQEAYIQGISTRSVDDLVKAMGMTGISKSQVSRLCADIDERVHAFLDRPIEGDWPYVWIDATYVKVRSAGRIVSVAVIIAVGVNTDGIREILGMAVGPSEAEPFWTDFLRSLSRRGLRGVKLVISDAHIGLKAAIAKVFKASWQRCRVHFMRNALAYAGKGQRQMVLALINTVFAQESAEAASAQWRIVADQLREKFPKLSAMLDDAESEVLAYMQFPKAHRVQIASTNPLERLNAEIKRRTNVVGIFPNDPAIVRLVGALLLEQNDEWQLQRRYMQLEGLQTVSDNTLHRISAVVTG